In Risungbinella massiliensis, a single window of DNA contains:
- the trpB gene encoding tryptophan synthase subunit beta encodes MSRVEQQQKGYFGSFGGSYVPEVLQPALNKLEQAFEQYREDPEFVQELHYYQKEYIGRENPLYLAKQLTKQLGGGKIYLKREDLNHTGAHKINNVMGQVLLAKRMGLKRVVAETGAGQHGVATATACALFGLDCVVYMGEKDMQRQALNVFRMELLGAKVVAAKTGNRTLKEAVDEALMDYATNHADTFYVLGSAVGPHPYPTIVKHFQSVIGVEARAQHLMKEGRLPDYVVACVGGGSNAIGLFAPFFADSEVKMIGVEPAGKGIETGLHAAPLSHGAPGVIHGFRCYVMTNEQGEPADTYSIAAGLDYPGVGPEHSYYREIGRAKYVSVTDAEALEAFTLLSKTEGIIPALESAHAIAYAIQLAKQLTPEQSLIVNLSGRGDKDVQQVFEFISK; translated from the coding sequence ATGAGTCGAGTAGAGCAGCAACAAAAAGGGTATTTTGGTTCCTTTGGAGGAAGTTATGTTCCAGAGGTGCTTCAACCTGCACTAAATAAGCTAGAGCAAGCCTTTGAACAGTACCGGGAAGATCCTGAATTTGTACAGGAATTGCATTACTATCAAAAAGAATACATCGGAAGAGAAAACCCGTTATATTTGGCTAAACAATTAACAAAACAGCTTGGTGGAGGGAAGATCTATCTTAAACGAGAAGATCTAAACCATACTGGAGCACATAAAATCAACAATGTGATGGGTCAGGTTCTACTTGCCAAGCGAATGGGTTTAAAGCGAGTAGTTGCTGAGACTGGTGCTGGACAACACGGTGTTGCTACTGCCACTGCTTGTGCCTTATTCGGACTTGACTGTGTAGTTTATATGGGAGAGAAAGATATGCAACGTCAAGCGTTGAATGTCTTTCGAATGGAATTGCTTGGTGCCAAAGTGGTTGCAGCCAAGACCGGTAATCGTACTCTAAAAGAAGCAGTCGATGAAGCCTTAATGGACTACGCTACCAATCATGCAGATACATTTTATGTATTAGGATCAGCAGTAGGTCCCCATCCATATCCAACCATTGTGAAACATTTTCAGTCCGTTATTGGAGTAGAAGCTAGAGCACAGCACCTTATGAAAGAAGGCAGATTGCCAGACTATGTTGTAGCGTGTGTTGGGGGTGGCAGCAACGCAATAGGGTTATTTGCCCCCTTTTTCGCAGACTCTGAGGTAAAAATGATAGGTGTGGAACCTGCTGGTAAAGGGATTGAGACAGGTCTACATGCTGCTCCTCTCTCTCATGGAGCACCAGGAGTGATTCATGGGTTCCGATGCTATGTGATGACAAATGAACAGGGAGAACCAGCAGACACTTATTCCATTGCAGCTGGTCTCGATTACCCTGGTGTAGGTCCAGAACATAGCTATTACCGAGAAATCGGGAGAGCAAAGTATGTTTCTGTAACAGATGCTGAAGCATTAGAAGCATTTACTCTGTTGTCCAAAACAGAAGGAATCATCCCAGCTCTAGAAAGTGCCCATGCCATCGCTTATGCGATTCAACTAGCCAAACAGCTTACACCTGAACAATCGCTCATTGTCAATTTGTCTGGTAGAGGCGACAAAGATGTACAACAGGTTTTCGAATTCATTTCCAAATAA